The window GCGGGGCAAGGCTTCATTCATGGCTTCTCGGGCATGGTGCTGTTCGCCGCGGCGCTGTGCATGACGGTGCTGGCCGACACCGCCCTGCGCCGGCTCCCTGCGTTGCGCGGCGTCCGGCACGAGGCGCCGCAATGAGCGCGGCCCTGACGACGCCCACGGCATCGGCGGGCGCCCGCGCGGGCCTGTCCTGGCGTTCGAGCCTCGCCGTGTTCCTGCTGATGCTGCTGGCCGCCGTGGCGGCCTGGCAGCTCACGCCTCGCGCGCTGCCGGGCGCGGCGGGCGCGGGTCCGCTGCCGCAACTCGAACTGGCGGTGCCCCCGGTCATCGGCGAGTGGCGGCTCGTGCCCTCGCTGCGAGAGCAGGTCGATCTGGCGGTCGACCGCGACGGCGAACGGCTCATCAGCCAACCCTATGACCAGACCCTGCTGCGCACCTACCAGAACGTGCGCGGGGAACAGATCCTGCTCGCGGTGGCCTACACCCGGCAGCAGAGCCAGGAGGTCAAGGTGCACCGGCCCGAGGTCTGCTACACGGCCGTCGGCTTCGAGGTGCTGTCGCTCGATCCGGCCCGCCTGGGTGTGGCGGCCGCAGGCACGCAGCCCGTCGACGGCATGCGCATGGTGGCGCGCAGCATGCACCACACCGAGGCCGTCAGCTACTGGATCCGCATGGGCGGCATCTACAGCCAGAACGCGTTCGACACCCGCCTGCACCTGCTGGCCGAGGGGCTGCAGGGCCGCCTGCGCGACGGCGCGCTGGTGCGTGCCTCACGCATCGTCGCTGACCCGCGCGAAGCAGCGGCGGCCTATCCGCAGATCGAGCGCTTCCTGTCCGAGTTCACTGCAGCGTTGACGCCCGAGGTGCGCGCGCTCCTGCTCCTCTGAACCCCACCATGCCTGTCGAACCTTCTGCCTCGCCGGCCGCCGCAACCCGCGTCCTGCTCGTGATCCCCACGCTCAACGAGGCGGCCCACATCGACGGCCTGCTCGCAGGGCTGCTGGCGGATCCGCCGAGCTCTGCGAGCTGGCGCATCGTCGTCGTCGACGGCGGCAGCACCGATGGCACCGTCGACAAGGTCAAGTCCGTGGCAGCGCAGCAACCCGCGGTGCAGTGGCTGCACAACCCGGCGCGCATCCAGAGCGCGGCGCTCAACCTTGCGGCGCGGCAGTTCGGCCGCGAGGCCGACGTGCTGATCCGCTGCGACGCCCACGCCGTCTACCCCGCCGGCTTCTGCCAGCGCCTGCTCGATACCCTGGCCCGTTCTGGCGCCGATGCGGTGGTGGTGCCCATGGATTCCATCGGCCACGGCTGCCTTGAGCGCGCCGTGGCCTGGGTGTCCAATTCGCCGGTCGGCACCGGCGGCTCGGCGCATCGCGGCGGCCACCGCAGCGGCTTTGTCGACCATGGCCATCACGCCGCATTCCGCATGGACATGTTCCGCCGTGCCGGGGGCTACGACGAGAGCTTCACGCACAACGAGGACGCCGAGCTCGACTGCCGGCAGCGCGCCCTCGGTGCCCGCATCTACCTGGACGCCGACATCCGCCTCGGCTACCACCCGCGCAGCAGCCTGCCGGCGCTGGCGCGTCAGTACTTCCGCTACGGCGCCGGACGCTCGCGCACTGCGCGCCGCCACCCGGGCTCGCTGCGCCTGCGGCAGCTTGCCGTGCCCGCGCATCTGCTGCTGTCGGTGCTGGCTGTCGCGATTAGTCCCTGGTTCGCCGGGCTGCTGGCGTGGCCGGCGTTCTACGTCGGCGTGCTGCTGCTCACGTCGCTGCTGATGGCGGTGCGGCACCGCTCGGCCTGCGGCCTGCTGGCCGGCGTGGCTGCCGCCACCATGCACACGGCCTGGGCGCTGGGCTTCCTGTCGGGTCTGGTGGGCCGGCGCGAGCAGGCCTGGCAGCCGGTGCTGGCCGCCCCCCTGTGGCCCGCTGAAACGAGAGCCCCCGCCTGATGAACCCGTCCACCTTGAACGTTCTGCTGGTCGATCCCTCGCTGTTCACCGCACCCTACGACGCGGCGCTCACCGAAGGCCTGCTTGCGGCCGGCGTGCAGCCCACGTGGGCCGTGCGGCCCACACGCAAGGGCGACCGCCCCGAGCTCCCCGAGGCCCACGTCGACGCCTTCTTCTACAAGGTCATCGACGAGGCCCCGGGCCTGCCGCGTGCGCTGCGTGCCCTGGCCAAGGGCCTGTCGCACGCGATCGGCCTGCTGCAGCTGTGCCGGCGCGTGGTGGTGCGCCGCCCGGCGGTCGTGCACTTCCAGTGGGTGGTGGTGCCGCCGCTCGACACGCTGGCCATCCTGTTCATCCGCATGCGCTGCCCGGTCGTTCTGACCGTGCACGATACGGTGCCCTTCAACGGCGAGCGCATGTCGCTGCTGCAGAACCTGGCGTTCGACCTGCCCATCAAGCTGGCCGACCGCGTGATCGTGCACACCCTGGCCGGCCGCGAGCGGCTGGTGAAGCGCGGCGTGTCCGCCAGCAAGCTGGCCGTGATCCCGCACGGCCCGCTGCGCCTGCAGGCCACGCCGTCGCCGGCCGGCCTGCGGCGCGACGACCCGCGCTGGAGCTTCGTGCTGTTCGGCGAGATCAAGCCCTACAAGGGGCTCGACGTGCTGATCGAGGCAGTGGCCCGCCTGCCGGCCGATGTGCGCCGCCAGTCGCGCTTCATCGTGGCCGGTCGGCCGCGCATGGACCTCGCGCCGCTGCAGGCCCGCATCGCGGAGCTGAAGCTCGACGATGCGATCGAGCTGCGCCCCCAGCGCCTCTCGGAACAGGAGATGGCCGACCTGTTCGCCCAGGCCCATGCCTTCGTGTTCCCCTACCGCCAGATCGACGCCAGCGGCGTGTACTACCTCGTCAAGTCGCTCGGCAAGTGGATGATCGCCAGCCGCGTCGGCATCTTTGCCGAAGACCTGCAGCACGGCACGCAGGGCGCGCTGGTGCCGCCCGAAGACATCGGCGCACTGTCCACGGCGCTGGCCGACGCGGTGATCCACCGCTCCATGCCGCGACCCCTGCCGCCCGGCAGCACCTGGGCCGGCATCGGCGTCACGACGCGGGTGCTGTACCAGCAGGCCATCGACGCACGCTCCGCAAGCGCCCGGCCTCCCAAGGTCCAACCGCAGCCGCCGGCGCAATGAACAACCGCCGCCTTCTCACCGCCCGACTGGCCGTGATGGCCGCTGCGGCCACCTGCGGACCCGGCCTGCTGACGGCCTGCGCGCAACAGCCGCAGGGCGGCAGCGTGGCCGCCAGCGTGCCCAGCCAGCCGGTCGCGCCGGTGCGCGAATCGGGCTACAGGCTGGTGAAGAACTGGGACTTCAAGACGCTGATCCGTGACGACGCCGCATTGCGCAAGGAGTTCTTCACCCGCTACATCTTCGCCAACGGCACGCTCGATCACGTGAACGACGAGTGGAGCCGCTATCGCGACAACAACAACCACGTCTTCACCGACACCGGCCTGTCGCTGGTGGCCCGTGCACCCGGCGAACTGAAGCCCGGCAAGGTGGAGAGCGGCATGCTGCGTTCGCGCTGGAGCGGCCAGTACGGTGTGTACGAGATCCGCATGAAGGCGCCACCGGGTCGCGGCACCTGGCCCGCGTTCTGGCTCAACCCGCAGGACCAGACCTGGCCACCCGAGATCGACGTGGTGGAGATCGTGAACAACGGCGACGGCGGCACGCGGCGCAGCTTCCACTTCCTGCACGGCGTGGGCACCAAGAACGCGAAGCAGCGCGTCAGCAGGCTCGACGCGCAGAAGACCTATGTGCCGGGCACCGATTTCGCCGAACAGTTCCACGTGTTCTCGGTCGAGTGGACACCCGACAGCGTGCGCCACTACGTGGACGGGGTGCTGGTGACCGACCGCGACTACCTCTGGGTGCACAACGACGGCCGGGACGCCGGTGCGGCCCATGTGCTGGTCAACCTGGCCATCGGCGGCAACTGGCCCGGCCCGCCGAACGCCGCGTCGATGCCGGCCAGCCTCGAGATCGACTACATCCGCGTCTGGCAGCGCTGAACCATGCACAGCCTCTCCACCACGGCCCCGTTCGACGCCCAGGCGCCGCTGGACGCTGCCGACACGCGGCACCAGGGCCGGGCGCTGCGCGGCGCCATCGTGTTCCTGCTGCTCTCCACCACCGTGCTGCAGCGCTTCGGGCTGAACTTCGGCAGCTATTCGGCCAACGTCACCTTGCTGGCGATGTTCGGCGTGCTCGGCGTGGCGCTGGCATCCAGCCGGCTGAGCTTTGCGGTCGAGCGCGTGTTCCTCTACGTGCTGTGCATCGCCGTCGCGGCGGCCAGCATGCTGACCAACCTGAACTTCTCGCAGATCGACCGTTCGTCGTTCTCGTCGCTGCTGCTGCTGGTGGTGATGTTCGTGCCCTTCCTGTTCGTCCTCAAGCCCGACCCCACCGGTCGCAACGACGCCGACTGGGTGATGCGCTGCTTCTCCAACATCGCGCTGTTCTGCGCTTTCGCGGGCATCGCGCAGTTCTTCACCCAATTCGTGATGAAGCCCCCGTGGCTGTTCGACTTCACCGAATCCATTCCCTTCATCCTGCGAGGGCCGAGCGGATTCAACACCGTCATCCCGGTCGGTTCGCTGTTCAAGTCCAACGGTTTCTTCTTCCGCGAGCCGTCGGGCTTCTCGTTCACCATGGCGTTCGCGCTGCTGGTCGAGGTGGCGCTCTACAAGCGCCTGCCGCGCATCGGCGCGTTCGCGCTGGCACTGCTGCTCACCTATTCGGGCACCGGCATCCTGGCGCTGTTCATCGGCTTGCTGTTCCCGCTGGGCCTGCGCACGGTGCTGCG is drawn from Methylibium petroleiphilum PM1 and contains these coding sequences:
- a CDS encoding exosortase C-terminal domain/associated protein EpsI translates to MSAALTTPTASAGARAGLSWRSSLAVFLLMLLAAVAAWQLTPRALPGAAGAGPLPQLELAVPPVIGEWRLVPSLREQVDLAVDRDGERLISQPYDQTLLRTYQNVRGEQILLAVAYTRQQSQEVKVHRPEVCYTAVGFEVLSLDPARLGVAAAGTQPVDGMRMVARSMHHTEAVSYWIRMGGIYSQNAFDTRLHLLAEGLQGRLRDGALVRASRIVADPREAAAAYPQIERFLSEFTAALTPEVRALLLL
- a CDS encoding glycosyltransferase family 2 protein; the protein is MPVEPSASPAAATRVLLVIPTLNEAAHIDGLLAGLLADPPSSASWRIVVVDGGSTDGTVDKVKSVAAQQPAVQWLHNPARIQSAALNLAARQFGREADVLIRCDAHAVYPAGFCQRLLDTLARSGADAVVVPMDSIGHGCLERAVAWVSNSPVGTGGSAHRGGHRSGFVDHGHHAAFRMDMFRRAGGYDESFTHNEDAELDCRQRALGARIYLDADIRLGYHPRSSLPALARQYFRYGAGRSRTARRHPGSLRLRQLAVPAHLLLSVLAVAISPWFAGLLAWPAFYVGVLLLTSLLMAVRHRSACGLLAGVAAATMHTAWALGFLSGLVGRREQAWQPVLAAPLWPAETRAPA
- a CDS encoding glycosyltransferase — protein: MNPSTLNVLLVDPSLFTAPYDAALTEGLLAAGVQPTWAVRPTRKGDRPELPEAHVDAFFYKVIDEAPGLPRALRALAKGLSHAIGLLQLCRRVVVRRPAVVHFQWVVVPPLDTLAILFIRMRCPVVLTVHDTVPFNGERMSLLQNLAFDLPIKLADRVIVHTLAGRERLVKRGVSASKLAVIPHGPLRLQATPSPAGLRRDDPRWSFVLFGEIKPYKGLDVLIEAVARLPADVRRQSRFIVAGRPRMDLAPLQARIAELKLDDAIELRPQRLSEQEMADLFAQAHAFVFPYRQIDASGVYYLVKSLGKWMIASRVGIFAEDLQHGTQGALVPPEDIGALSTALADAVIHRSMPRPLPPGSTWAGIGVTTRVLYQQAIDARSASARPPKVQPQPPAQ
- a CDS encoding glycoside hydrolase family 16 protein, yielding MNNRRLLTARLAVMAAAATCGPGLLTACAQQPQGGSVAASVPSQPVAPVRESGYRLVKNWDFKTLIRDDAALRKEFFTRYIFANGTLDHVNDEWSRYRDNNNHVFTDTGLSLVARAPGELKPGKVESGMLRSRWSGQYGVYEIRMKAPPGRGTWPAFWLNPQDQTWPPEIDVVEIVNNGDGGTRRSFHFLHGVGTKNAKQRVSRLDAQKTYVPGTDFAEQFHVFSVEWTPDSVRHYVDGVLVTDRDYLWVHNDGRDAGAAHVLVNLAIGGNWPGPPNAASMPASLEIDYIRVWQR
- a CDS encoding O-antigen ligase family protein; translation: MHSLSTTAPFDAQAPLDAADTRHQGRALRGAIVFLLLSTTVLQRFGLNFGSYSANVTLLAMFGVLGVALASSRLSFAVERVFLYVLCIAVAAASMLTNLNFSQIDRSSFSSLLLLVVMFVPFLFVLKPDPTGRNDADWVMRCFSNIALFCAFAGIAQFFTQFVMKPPWLFDFTESIPFILRGPSGFNTVIPVGSLFKSNGFFFREPSGFSFTMAFALLVEVALYKRLPRIGAFALALLLTYSGTGILALFIGLLFPLGLRTVLRLGAVALVGGLAVLVLGDALNLSFTLGRIGEFGSERSSAYIRYIAPFRVIADTMMSDAWSFWLGHGPGTIYRLGPSSSYDFHDPTWAKLLFEYGLLGFVAFVALFATALYRPRVPQQLRAVLFFSWLLMGGHLLTPENNYMTLVLVGLMPLAGVALGRRVVTEASADADAAASSPPDPTMVAKPSGTETR